Proteins from a genomic interval of Kitasatospora kifunensis:
- a CDS encoding AfsR/SARP family transcriptional regulator: protein MEFKILGSLEIWADGVRVRLAGSRQERLLAMLLLNANTVVPIGRLVDAVWGERPPATAGRQVRNLAAGLRRSFTEAAGGRVADLISTDGPGYRLTLQERKLDAQVFAAHLACAHRAQRAGEHALAVGEYRAALDLWRGPALGGLADGNRQAGRPLTAGAVGLDEQRLACWENCLELELGLDRHREVVPELSALVAEHPLRARFTAQLMLALQRSGRQADALDLYRRLAARLCEELGLDPAPELQLLRQRLLRTEG, encoded by the coding sequence ATGGAATTCAAGATCCTGGGGAGCCTTGAAATTTGGGCCGACGGTGTCCGGGTGCGGCTGGCCGGCTCCCGGCAGGAACGGCTCTTGGCGATGCTGCTGCTCAACGCCAACACCGTGGTACCGATCGGGCGGTTGGTGGACGCCGTCTGGGGCGAGCGGCCACCGGCCACCGCCGGCCGTCAGGTCCGCAACCTGGCGGCCGGGCTGCGCCGCAGCTTCACCGAGGCGGCCGGCGGACGGGTCGCGGATCTGATCAGCACGGACGGACCCGGTTACCGACTCACCCTGCAGGAACGGAAGTTGGACGCCCAGGTGTTCGCCGCGCACCTGGCTTGCGCACACCGCGCGCAGCGGGCGGGCGAGCACGCCCTGGCCGTCGGCGAGTACCGTGCGGCGCTGGATCTGTGGCGCGGCCCCGCACTCGGCGGCCTGGCCGACGGCAACCGCCAGGCGGGCCGCCCGCTGACGGCCGGCGCGGTGGGCCTGGACGAGCAGCGGCTGGCCTGCTGGGAGAACTGCCTGGAACTCGAACTCGGGCTGGACCGCCACCGCGAGGTGGTCCCCGAACTCTCCGCCCTGGTCGCCGAGCACCCCTTGCGAGCCCGCTTCACCGCCCAGCTGATGCTCGCCCTGCAACGCTCGGGCCGCCAGGCCGACGCCCTCGACCTCTACCGAAGACTCGCCGCCCGCCTCTGCGAGGAACTCGGCCTCGACCCCGCCCCCGAACTCCAACTCCTGCGCCAACGCCTGCTGCGCACCGAGGGATAG
- a CDS encoding MBL fold metallo-hydrolase, with translation MAEQPLFLRSKVIVEPLVDRFFAWPYTIAPVQAAMNLAFLQVPLLESYLQNPQVHVAASNNPELRGGYFINIAAERADEVRDLLATIKRDRAPMLRFAEAIASGQETLRANATGFDLTPLYPKMPAELAGLIELAYDTDNQAQMRFMEPVVYKSDVYQEARQSVQLSFETGIERPFILSTPRLPSPDVLELDIPFRHAGLEELFKSRVTATTLSHLREALELNDAQARQLSGMLTDRPSGAEDRHIEGGGRIRYFGHACLVMQTPEAAIVTDPFISADSTATDRYTLDDLPDYIDLVLITHGHQDHIVLETLLQLRGRVGAIVVPRSSRGNLCDPSMALMLRAQGFPVIEVDDFDEVPFPGGKVTATPFLGEHCDLDIRAKSTYWVELAGKKLFVGADSSGIEPSLYRYIKNHLGTADIAFLGMECDGAPLTWLYQALLTVPVTKKMSNSRKLSGSNAEQAAAIMTELGATEAYVYAMGEEPWLGHVMATTYHEDTYQIKQIEEFMTWCKERNIKAGHLYGQQEWRW, from the coding sequence ATGGCTGAACAGCCGTTGTTTCTGCGATCGAAGGTCATTGTCGAGCCGCTGGTGGACCGGTTCTTCGCCTGGCCGTATACCATTGCGCCGGTTCAGGCCGCGATGAATCTGGCATTCCTTCAGGTGCCGCTGCTGGAGTCCTATCTGCAGAACCCGCAGGTCCATGTCGCGGCCAGTAACAACCCGGAACTGCGCGGCGGCTACTTCATCAATATCGCCGCCGAGCGGGCCGATGAGGTGCGTGACCTGCTCGCCACGATCAAGCGCGACCGGGCGCCGATGCTGCGTTTCGCCGAGGCGATCGCCTCGGGTCAGGAGACCCTGCGCGCGAACGCGACCGGCTTCGACCTGACGCCGCTCTACCCGAAGATGCCCGCTGAGCTGGCCGGTCTGATCGAGCTGGCCTACGACACCGACAACCAGGCGCAGATGCGCTTCATGGAGCCGGTCGTCTACAAGAGCGACGTCTACCAGGAGGCCCGCCAGTCGGTCCAGCTCTCCTTCGAGACCGGCATCGAGCGCCCGTTCATCCTGAGCACCCCGCGCCTGCCCTCGCCGGACGTCCTGGAGCTGGACATCCCGTTCCGCCACGCCGGGCTCGAGGAGCTCTTCAAGAGCCGCGTCACCGCCACCACGCTGAGCCACCTGCGCGAGGCGCTGGAGCTGAACGACGCCCAGGCCCGCCAGCTGTCCGGCATGCTGACGGACCGTCCCAGCGGCGCGGAGGACCGCCACATCGAGGGCGGCGGCCGCATCCGCTACTTCGGCCACGCCTGTCTGGTGATGCAGACGCCCGAGGCCGCGATCGTCACGGACCCGTTCATCAGCGCGGACAGCACCGCCACCGACCGGTACACCCTGGACGACCTGCCCGACTACATCGACCTGGTCCTGATCACCCACGGGCACCAGGACCACATCGTCCTGGAGACGCTGCTCCAGCTGCGCGGCCGGGTCGGCGCGATCGTGGTCCCGCGCTCCTCGCGCGGCAACCTCTGCGACCCGTCGATGGCGCTCATGCTCCGCGCCCAGGGCTTCCCGGTCATCGAGGTCGACGACTTCGACGAGGTCCCGTTCCCCGGCGGCAAGGTCACCGCCACCCCGTTCCTCGGCGAGCACTGCGACCTGGACATCCGCGCCAAGTCGACCTACTGGGTGGAGCTGGCCGGCAAGAAGCTGTTCGTCGGCGCCGACTCCTCGGGCATCGAGCCCTCGCTCTACCGCTACATCAAGAACCACCTGGGCACCGCCGACATCGCCTTCCTCGGCATGGAGTGCGACGGCGCGCCGCTGACCTGGCTGTACCAGGCGCTGCTCACCGTTCCGGTGACCAAGAAGATGAGCAACTCGCGCAAGCTCTCCGGCTCGAACGCCGAGCAGGCCGCCGCGATCATGACCGAGCTGGGCGCCACCGAGGCGTACGTCTACGCCATGGGCGAGGAGCCGTGGCTGGGCCACGTCATGGCCACGACGTACCACGAGGACACCTACCAGATCAAGCAGATCGAGGAGTTCATGACCTGGTGCAAGGAGCGCAACATCAAGGCCGGGCACCTCTACGGCCAGCAGGAATGGCGCTGGTAG
- the dpgC gene encoding (3,5-dihydroxyphenyl)acetyl-CoA 1,2-dioxygenase DpgC → MTTVADVRAGLHDDLRDVRAELTLARRTITQAAELATDLLAIMPVPEQRLPEQRAVAAAAIDATRALRAAFMDVHAEAVYDELTEGRTRHLRLDELAGAAAEAFPGLVPTTPQLAAERRQPQAFKEGHEIDQGIFFSRLLGSPLAGPHLLDAMLRPTPRALALLPQFIETGKVELDSVRVERTGSVARLTMCREDSLNAEDNQQVEDMETAVDLVLLDPSVEVGLLRGGEMTHPRYRGRRVFSAGINLKSLHSGGISLVDFLLRRELGYIHKLLRGVLVEDEAAWRSRTVEKPWVAVVDSFAIGGGMQLLLVFDHVIAASDSFLSLPAAQEGIVPGASNFRLTRFVGPRLARQVILEGRRISADEPEARLLIDEVHDPAELDLAVEQSVARLQGSAVLANRRMLNLADESVDEFRCYMAEFALQQSLRIYSSDVIEKVGRFSAGASASAAGSAAQAASAGSSGPVGSPAPATEEVRSR, encoded by the coding sequence ATGACGACGGTCGCCGATGTCAGAGCCGGGCTCCACGACGACCTGCGCGACGTCCGGGCAGAGCTGACCCTGGCCCGCCGGACGATCACCCAGGCGGCCGAACTCGCCACCGACCTGTTGGCGATCATGCCGGTGCCGGAGCAGCGCCTCCCGGAGCAGCGCGCCGTCGCGGCGGCGGCGATCGACGCCACCAGGGCGCTGCGCGCCGCCTTCATGGACGTCCACGCCGAGGCCGTCTACGACGAGCTCACCGAAGGCCGCACCCGCCACCTTCGGCTGGACGAACTGGCCGGGGCCGCCGCCGAGGCGTTCCCCGGGCTGGTGCCCACCACCCCGCAGCTCGCCGCCGAACGCCGACAGCCGCAGGCGTTCAAGGAGGGCCACGAGATCGACCAGGGCATCTTCTTCAGCCGGCTGCTGGGCTCGCCGCTGGCCGGCCCGCACCTGCTCGACGCGATGCTGCGCCCGACACCCCGGGCACTCGCCCTGCTCCCGCAGTTCATCGAGACCGGCAAGGTCGAGCTGGACTCCGTGCGGGTGGAGCGCACCGGCAGCGTGGCCCGGCTGACCATGTGCCGCGAGGACTCCCTGAACGCGGAGGACAACCAGCAGGTCGAGGACATGGAGACCGCGGTCGACCTCGTCCTGCTCGACCCGTCGGTGGAGGTGGGCCTGCTGCGCGGTGGCGAGATGACCCACCCCCGCTACCGGGGCCGGCGGGTCTTCAGCGCCGGTATCAACCTCAAGTCCCTGCACAGCGGCGGAATCTCGCTGGTCGACTTCCTGCTGCGGCGCGAACTCGGCTACATCCACAAGCTGCTGCGGGGCGTGCTGGTCGAGGACGAGGCGGCCTGGCGCTCCCGTACGGTCGAGAAGCCGTGGGTCGCCGTGGTCGACAGCTTCGCGATCGGCGGCGGCATGCAGCTGCTGCTCGTCTTCGACCACGTGATCGCCGCCTCGGACTCCTTCCTCAGCCTGCCCGCCGCGCAGGAGGGGATCGTCCCCGGGGCCTCCAACTTCCGGCTGACCCGGTTCGTCGGACCGAGGCTGGCCCGGCAGGTCATCCTGGAGGGGCGGCGGATCTCGGCGGACGAGCCGGAGGCCCGACTGCTGATCGACGAGGTCCACGACCCGGCCGAACTGGACCTGGCCGTGGAGCAGAGCGTGGCACGCCTCCAGGGCTCGGCCGTGCTCGCCAATCGGCGGATGCTGAACCTCGCGGACGAGTCCGTGGACGAATTCCGGTGCTACATGGCCGAGTTCGCGCTGCAGCAGTCGCTGCGGATCTACAGCTCCGACGTGATCGAGAAGGTCGGCCGGTTCTCCGCGGGTGCTTCGGCCTCGGCTGCGGGCTCGGCTGCTCAGGCGGCTTCGGCTGGGTCGTCGGGTCCGGTCGGTTCGCCGGCTCCGGCTACTGAGGAGGTGCGTTCGCGGTGA
- the dpgA gene encoding 3,5-dihydroxyphenylacetyl-CoA synthase DpgA: MTTGLSGTGTSLLELPVPDRKNDLGAARIVSVGTATTENSYSQRELLDIFNITDPKVRSVFLNSSIERRFLTIPPRDADGNCIPEAQGELLAKHERLSLDMGARAVRTCLENAGLDLADIDYLCCTTTTGFLVPGLSARLIREMGILPRTSRVDVVGMGCNAGLNALNATASWAVANPGKVAVMLCVEACSAAYVIDGTMRTAVVNSLFGDGAAAIVLIADSPDTAYAPADVPAGSGGPRILGFASQVITEALDAMRFDWDDAHGKFSFYLDPQVPYVVGANAEQVVDRLLDGAGLRRSDISQWLVHSGGKKVIDAIRVNLGLTRHDVRHTIAVMRDYGNLSSGSFLFSYERLLQEGVTSAGDYGVLMTMGPGSTIETALVQW, encoded by the coding sequence ATGACCACAGGCTTGAGCGGTACCGGTACCAGCCTGCTGGAACTGCCGGTGCCCGACCGGAAGAACGACCTGGGCGCCGCCCGGATCGTGAGCGTCGGTACGGCCACGACGGAGAACTCCTACTCGCAGCGCGAGCTGCTCGACATCTTCAACATCACGGACCCCAAGGTCCGTTCGGTCTTCCTCAACAGCTCGATCGAGCGGCGCTTCCTCACCATCCCGCCCCGGGACGCCGACGGGAACTGCATCCCCGAGGCCCAGGGAGAACTGCTCGCCAAGCACGAGCGGCTCTCCCTCGACATGGGAGCCCGCGCCGTGCGGACCTGCCTGGAGAACGCCGGGCTCGACCTGGCGGACATCGACTACCTGTGCTGCACCACCACGACCGGCTTCCTCGTGCCGGGTCTGAGCGCCCGCCTGATCCGCGAGATGGGGATCCTCCCCAGGACCAGCCGGGTGGACGTGGTGGGCATGGGCTGCAACGCCGGCCTGAACGCCCTCAACGCCACCGCCTCCTGGGCCGTGGCGAACCCGGGCAAGGTCGCCGTCATGCTGTGCGTGGAAGCCTGCTCGGCCGCCTACGTGATCGACGGGACGATGCGCACCGCCGTGGTGAACAGTCTCTTCGGCGACGGAGCGGCCGCCATCGTGCTGATCGCGGACTCGCCCGACACCGCGTACGCACCCGCCGACGTGCCGGCGGGCTCGGGCGGCCCGCGCATCCTGGGCTTCGCCAGCCAGGTCATCACCGAGGCGCTGGACGCGATGCGCTTCGACTGGGACGACGCGCACGGCAAGTTCAGCTTCTACCTCGACCCGCAGGTCCCCTACGTGGTCGGCGCCAACGCCGAGCAGGTCGTCGACCGGCTGCTGGACGGTGCCGGTCTGCGCCGCAGCGACATCAGCCAGTGGCTGGTGCACTCCGGCGGAAAGAAGGTCATCGACGCGATCCGGGTCAACCTCGGCCTGACCCGCCACGACGTGCGGCACACGATCGCCGTCATGCGCGACTACGGCAACCTGTCGAGCGGTTCCTTCCTGTTTTCCTACGAGCGCCTGCTCCAGGAGGGGGTCACCAGTGCCGGCGACTACGGAGTCCTGATGACCATGGGCCCCGGATCGACCATCGAGACCGCATTGGTGCAATGGTGA
- a CDS encoding MbtH family protein translates to MTNPFDDPDANYLVLVNEEGQHSLWPVFVDVPEGWTSVFGEAGRQECLDYIEKSWTDMRPKSLIEAMAAK, encoded by the coding sequence ATGACGAATCCGTTCGACGACCCCGACGCCAACTACCTGGTCCTGGTCAATGAGGAGGGTCAGCACTCGCTCTGGCCGGTCTTCGTCGACGTACCCGAGGGCTGGACGTCGGTTTTCGGTGAGGCCGGACGCCAGGAATGCCTTGACTACATCGAGAAGTCCTGGACCGACATGCGCCCCAAGAGCCTCATCGAGGCCATGGCGGCGAAGTAG
- the dpgD gene encoding enoyl-CoA-hydratase DpgD, with product MIGAEESGVRYEKKGHVAYVTLNRPAVLNAMDLRMHEELALVWDDVEADDEVRVAVLTGAGDRSFSVGQDLRERARRDQDGVPPSTFGSRGQPGWPRLTERFELSKPVIARVNGYALGGGFELALACDLVVASDQAVFALPEATLGLVPGAGGAFRLARQLPLKLAMGYLLTGRRMSAAEALRMGLVNEVVPADQLDEAVAGWTEDLLRSAPLAVRAIKEAVMRSVDMPLEEAFSTPFRWEQRRRHSQDAVEGPRAFAEKREPVWRGV from the coding sequence GTGATCGGTGCCGAGGAGTCGGGGGTGCGGTACGAGAAGAAGGGCCACGTCGCCTACGTCACGCTCAACCGGCCGGCCGTGCTCAACGCGATGGATCTGCGGATGCACGAGGAGCTGGCCCTGGTCTGGGATGACGTCGAGGCGGACGACGAGGTCCGGGTCGCGGTGCTGACCGGCGCCGGCGACCGGTCCTTCTCGGTCGGGCAGGACCTGCGCGAGCGGGCCCGCCGTGACCAGGACGGCGTACCACCCTCGACCTTCGGCAGCCGCGGTCAGCCGGGCTGGCCCCGGCTGACCGAACGCTTCGAGCTGTCCAAGCCCGTGATCGCCCGGGTGAACGGCTACGCCCTGGGCGGCGGCTTCGAACTCGCCCTGGCCTGCGACCTCGTGGTGGCCAGCGACCAGGCAGTCTTCGCCCTGCCGGAGGCCACCCTCGGCCTGGTGCCCGGCGCGGGCGGCGCCTTCAGACTGGCGCGACAGCTCCCGCTGAAGCTCGCGATGGGCTACCTGCTGACGGGCCGTCGGATGAGCGCCGCCGAGGCGCTGCGGATGGGGCTGGTCAACGAGGTCGTCCCGGCCGACCAGCTCGATGAGGCCGTCGCCGGGTGGACCGAGGACCTGCTGCGCAGTGCTCCGCTGGCCGTGCGGGCAATCAAGGAGGCGGTGATGCGATCGGTCGACATGCCGCTCGAGGAGGCGTTCTCGACTCCGTTCCGCTGGGAGCAGCGGCGCAGGCACAGCCAGGACGCCGTCGAAGGACCGCGGGCGTTCGCGGAGAAGCGCGAGCCGGTGTGGCGCGGCGTCTGA
- a CDS encoding aspartyl/asparaginyl beta-hydroxylase domain-containing protein yields MTPEIERIFQEIKNIHGEHSIERVEEMLRLNRKQRHPLQAGAKWIMPGISQLPWHDPYGHPEIAPVVRAFEANHATIKRELQEAWTGRSEEFSDYEHYLSRQADWQALYLFRDGAPVLPSADIVPTAFKVLDEYAVQTEKICPLLESHFSTLLPGASISPHCDLWNFSINLHLAVDIPEGCGITVAGETRQWEEGSCLLFDYSFEHEAWNKGTRPRTALLVDLWHPETTIPERAALVQVITEIRRLMG; encoded by the coding sequence ATGACGCCTGAGATCGAGAGAATCTTCCAAGAGATCAAGAACATCCACGGGGAGCACTCCATCGAGAGAGTCGAGGAGATGCTCCGCCTCAACCGGAAGCAGCGGCACCCGCTTCAGGCCGGCGCGAAGTGGATCATGCCAGGCATCTCGCAGCTTCCCTGGCACGACCCTTACGGCCACCCCGAGATAGCGCCCGTCGTCCGCGCCTTCGAGGCGAACCACGCCACGATCAAGCGTGAGCTCCAGGAGGCCTGGACCGGCAGGAGCGAGGAGTTCTCGGACTACGAGCACTACCTGTCCCGCCAGGCGGACTGGCAGGCGCTCTACCTGTTCCGGGACGGCGCACCCGTGCTGCCCTCCGCCGACATCGTCCCGACCGCGTTCAAGGTCCTGGACGAGTACGCCGTGCAGACGGAGAAGATCTGCCCGCTCCTGGAGAGCCACTTCTCCACCCTGCTGCCCGGTGCGAGCATCAGCCCGCACTGCGACCTGTGGAACTTCAGCATCAACCTGCACCTCGCCGTCGACATCCCCGAAGGTTGTGGGATCACGGTCGCCGGCGAGACCCGGCAGTGGGAGGAGGGCTCCTGCCTGCTCTTCGACTACTCCTTCGAGCACGAGGCCTGGAACAAGGGCACCCGCCCGCGGACGGCCCTGCTGGTGGACCTCTGGCACCCCGAGACCACGATCCCCGAGCGGGCCGCCCTGGTCCAGGTCATCACCGAGATCCGCAGGCTGATGGGCTGA
- a CDS encoding cytochrome P450, giving the protein MHSESAEQPPQINLVDPKLYSHGDPFVQWRWLRANEPVYWHPPTELPGFWALTRYEDIRTAYRDSETFSSAQGILLRPAEHGADPGGGRTLALTDAPRHKQLRGLVDGWFAVRSVRALEAEMQDVAKSVIDQALERGSCDFVADIAARIPLYVICKMMGVPKSDWERLYTLTSQAFGAGDPATRRFAHLDILGYFEELAADKAEEPGDDLVSVLATAGIDGEPLDPEDVILNCNNLLVGGTENTRIAASGGMLALLEHPEQWQRLTDEPALLPTAVDEILRWTSTATHIMRTAVRPAEIHGRSIAVGDRVTFWLPSANRDETVFDNPDRFDIGRQPNRHLALGFGEHFCVGSMLAKVELRLLYGELLNRSIRIELDGETTLLDSIVVNGPERMPVRLTA; this is encoded by the coding sequence ATGCACAGCGAGTCGGCTGAGCAGCCGCCGCAAATCAATCTGGTGGACCCCAAGCTCTACTCGCATGGCGATCCGTTTGTACAGTGGCGCTGGCTGCGTGCCAACGAGCCCGTGTACTGGCATCCGCCGACGGAGCTGCCGGGATTCTGGGCGCTCACCAGGTACGAGGACATTCGCACCGCGTACCGCGACTCCGAGACCTTCAGTTCGGCCCAGGGAATTCTGCTCCGGCCCGCCGAGCATGGCGCCGACCCCGGCGGCGGCCGCACCCTGGCGCTGACCGACGCGCCCCGGCACAAGCAGCTCCGCGGGCTGGTCGACGGCTGGTTCGCCGTCCGGTCGGTGCGCGCCCTTGAGGCGGAGATGCAGGATGTCGCGAAGAGTGTGATCGACCAGGCTCTGGAGCGTGGCAGCTGCGACTTCGTGGCGGACATCGCCGCCCGGATCCCGCTGTACGTGATCTGCAAGATGATGGGCGTCCCGAAGTCCGACTGGGAGCGCCTCTACACGCTGACCAGTCAGGCGTTCGGCGCCGGCGACCCGGCCACCCGCAGGTTCGCCCACCTGGACATCCTCGGGTACTTCGAGGAGCTTGCGGCGGACAAGGCCGAGGAGCCGGGCGACGACCTGGTCAGCGTGCTGGCGACGGCCGGCATCGACGGTGAGCCGCTCGACCCCGAGGACGTCATCCTCAACTGCAACAACCTGCTCGTCGGCGGTACCGAGAACACCCGGATCGCGGCGTCCGGCGGCATGCTCGCGCTCCTTGAACACCCCGAGCAGTGGCAGCGTTTGACCGACGAACCCGCGCTCCTGCCGACGGCGGTCGACGAGATCCTGCGCTGGACGTCCACCGCCACGCACATCATGCGCACCGCGGTACGACCCGCCGAGATCCACGGCCGCAGCATCGCGGTCGGCGACCGGGTCACCTTCTGGCTCCCCTCCGCCAACCGCGACGAGACGGTCTTCGACAACCCCGACCGCTTCGACATCGGCCGGCAGCCGAACCGGCACCTGGCCCTGGGCTTCGGCGAGCACTTCTGCGTGGGCAGCATGCTCGCCAAGGTCGAACTGCGCCTTCTCTACGGCGAGTTGCTGAACCGCTCGATCCGCATCGAACTCGACGGTGAGACCACGCTGCTGGATTCGATCGTCGTCAACGGACCGGAGCGGATGCCGGTCAGGTTGACGGCCTGA
- the dpgB gene encoding enoyl-CoA-hydratase DpgB — MKDVKSTVSTIDGQPEHEDLTLRIDGSRPLSAEAVAAVNAVCDRTEDREGQVRVIVQLSGAPQGEWAGELTVPLVSKWERALRRLERLPATIIAIADGDCGGLALDALLATDYRIATGSVRLVVPVGDGATWPGMALYRLASHGAGAAAIRRAVLFGDPIEAADALALQLIDELTDDVESALAVAAERTGAILGSELAIRRQLMFDAATVSFEEALGVHLAACDRALRRAAAKAVAVA, encoded by the coding sequence ATGAAGGACGTGAAGAGCACGGTGAGCACGATCGACGGGCAGCCGGAGCACGAGGACCTGACGCTGCGGATCGACGGCAGCAGGCCCCTGTCGGCCGAGGCGGTGGCGGCGGTCAACGCCGTCTGCGACCGCACCGAGGACCGCGAGGGCCAGGTCAGGGTGATCGTCCAGCTCTCGGGCGCCCCGCAGGGCGAATGGGCCGGCGAGCTCACGGTGCCGCTGGTGAGCAAGTGGGAGCGCGCGCTGCGTCGCCTCGAACGCCTGCCCGCCACCATCATCGCGATCGCCGACGGTGACTGCGGCGGCCTGGCCCTGGACGCGCTGCTCGCCACCGACTACCGGATAGCCACCGGTTCGGTGCGCCTGGTGGTCCCCGTCGGCGACGGCGCCACCTGGCCCGGCATGGCCCTCTACCGGCTCGCCAGCCACGGCGCCGGCGCGGCCGCGATCCGCCGGGCGGTGCTCTTCGGCGACCCCATCGAGGCAGCCGACGCACTGGCCCTGCAGCTGATCGACGAGCTGACCGACGACGTCGAGAGCGCGCTGGCGGTGGCCGCCGAGCGCACCGGCGCCATCCTGGGCAGCGAGTTGGCCATCCGGCGCCAGCTGATGTTCGACGCCGCCACCGTCAGCTTCGAGGAGGCCCTCGGCGTCCACCTGGCCGCCTGCGACCGGGCGCTGCGGCGGGCCGCGGCCAAGGCGGTGGCGGTGGCATGA
- a CDS encoding aminotransferase-like domain-containing protein — protein sequence MPATRLKKEALHASVSDPVLDTMNFLNEITHRYPEAVSFAPGRPYDGFFDVEQIFTHIRRYLDHLAERGASPGEIRDALFQYGPTSGQIRELIADSLRKDESIDVRPESIVVTVGCQEAMFLSLRALLAQPEDVLLVSSPCYVGITGAARLLGFEPTAVAEGADGFRPADLAAAIAAERARGRRPRAFYVVPDHSNPSGTTMDLAARRELLDLAAREDILVLEDSPYRMVSPGRQLPTLKSLDREQRVVHLGSYSKTLFPGARVGFVVADQLVVDRDGKQGLLAAELTKIKSMITVNTSPLAQAAVAGMLLAVDGRTSELNTETSAYYGDAMRAVLRELDAWFPQEDRAGLGVRWNRPSGGFFLSVDVPFPADNAALVRSAEEHGVIWTPMSYFYPRGGGENSLRLSVSYLTEADIVEGVARLARFIKTESQVRN from the coding sequence ATGCCCGCCACCAGACTGAAGAAGGAGGCGTTGCATGCCAGCGTCTCCGACCCGGTGCTGGACACCATGAACTTCCTCAACGAGATCACCCACCGGTATCCCGAGGCGGTCTCGTTCGCCCCCGGCCGTCCCTATGACGGCTTCTTCGACGTCGAGCAGATCTTCACCCACATCCGCCGCTATCTGGACCACCTGGCCGAGCGCGGTGCCTCACCCGGCGAGATCCGCGACGCGCTCTTCCAGTACGGCCCGACCAGCGGGCAGATCCGCGAGCTGATCGCCGATTCGCTGCGCAAGGACGAGTCCATCGACGTGCGGCCCGAGTCCATCGTGGTCACCGTCGGCTGCCAGGAGGCGATGTTCCTCTCGCTGCGCGCGCTCCTCGCGCAGCCCGAGGACGTGCTGCTGGTCTCCAGCCCCTGCTACGTCGGCATCACCGGAGCCGCCCGGCTGCTCGGCTTCGAGCCGACTGCGGTGGCGGAAGGCGCGGACGGTTTCCGTCCCGCCGATCTCGCGGCCGCGATCGCGGCCGAACGGGCGCGTGGCCGCAGGCCCCGCGCCTTCTACGTCGTTCCCGACCACTCGAACCCCTCCGGGACCACCATGGACCTGGCGGCACGGCGAGAGCTCCTCGACCTGGCCGCTCGTGAGGACATCCTCGTCCTGGAGGACAGCCCCTACCGCATGGTCAGCCCGGGTCGGCAGCTGCCGACCCTCAAGTCCCTGGACCGCGAGCAGCGGGTCGTCCACCTGGGTTCCTACTCCAAGACCCTCTTCCCCGGCGCCCGGGTCGGCTTCGTCGTCGCCGATCAGCTCGTCGTCGACCGGGACGGCAAGCAGGGGCTGCTGGCGGCGGAACTCACCAAGATCAAGAGCATGATCACGGTGAACACCTCCCCGCTGGCCCAGGCCGCGGTGGCCGGGATGCTGCTCGCCGTCGACGGACGGACCTCGGAGCTCAACACCGAGACCTCCGCCTACTACGGCGACGCGATGCGGGCCGTCCTGCGCGAACTCGACGCCTGGTTCCCGCAGGAGGACCGGGCGGGCCTCGGCGTGCGCTGGAACAGGCCCAGCGGGGGCTTCTTCCTCTCCGTCGACGTCCCGTTCCCGGCGGACAATGCCGCGCTGGTGCGCTCCGCCGAGGAGCACGGGGTGATCTGGACACCCATGTCCTACTTCTATCCCCGAGGCGGCGGCGAGAACAGCCTGCGGCTGTCCGTGAGCTATCTGACAGAGGCCGACATCGTGGAGGGCGTCGCACGGCTGGCGCGCTTCATCAAGACCGAATCCCAGGTGCGGAACTGA